In a single window of the Drosophila miranda strain MSH22 chromosome XL, D.miranda_PacBio2.1, whole genome shotgun sequence genome:
- the LOC108161021 gene encoding E3 ubiquitin-protein ligase HECW2 isoform X1, with product MEPPAAAAVALTPLLACCLADSRNPSDVVPHTARPSSAVADDADDDDEEEEEEEDEDDAKDDAYYEARNGNESDELENAFQSALTLANAHPEVSISDVDEAQQPPSGACAPASDSASANASGSALMDVPVVICRKRDNSPKDLSHNEIDLPAHDPTPEAEAVLDKEPRHQTLLSTKSCETPGNNSTLSPTNSYNGSIGSDGSSSVGGGARRKSWTLSPQSGGSTPLSGAKKKTKAVSAVPGGIAAVPSGCSTLSNANGESFNLWVARECFETVPAEMVDSLSVAEVDEDAVQDEEDEEAAAVESLLGAAAALQASTNVQRRQKHQHLRQLSPPQHRPLERSWPPRAVGRELKLQGDVFKFDILDTDERLAEEVAGASSSSSTPQHNSPLSTPPVRFKPLIKKKIGPDSYINTISTQKVPVPAGAGAVVQQSYEFPPTFPLGGSSNSNPNSAGVSVSSSPSHQQHQFPYLRQHRPLSRALSNGKGAPTTTEEQQQQHLASSPRLLLSPKRQRSPPSGCSTRSTSPLDVAASPEQHSPTRGRGVGGIIATAEAAAAATPGTPTFHGHQRPQQRLLKRVGGGAGAGVAAGGGGSSLICPPTPTHHARRHARLQAVTANSSHQAECSSSPPPSSSQLDYIYLQTTPPGSPAAQEPAAEEMVHISSTRLPSIPERTAAAAAAAAAAAAAAGGALVEAGTGVEAGVVAVGAGGGGGEPPLPPAWEARMDSHGRIFYIDHTTRTTSWQRPGAAPSGGPAGREQHHRQQLDRRYQSIRRTITNENRLAVYSVPPPPRQSNAAAAAPATAPGGAATAATTAGTPVASSGIHPAILMLCRPDFYSLLHTNEAALTIYNRNAALKHMVMRIRRDPQCFQRYQYNKDLVALVNTFAQMGRELPSCWETKLDQSGKQFFIDHQHRKTSFMDPRLPVECPRVVRHRQQQHQHQSYFHPDLVDGNCLSATSGHINSSSGSPSAASSSLGSVSGVPPLPPPRPSSSSGISGRSSHGSHGGHGGHNCTTTAAIACAFSLGGAAGGSGATAAGYEDVPIAYNEKVIAFLRQPNILEILRERQGQHTVSRSLREKINVLRVEGVPALERLGHDLQLTILLSLFEQEIMSYVPIEERSPQGSPVLSSRMPQRAPPPFRRDFEAKLRSFYRKLESKGYGQGPHKLKLHIRRSHLLEDAFRRIMSANKKDLQRGRLAVLWDTEEGLDYGGPSREFFFLLSRELFNPYYGLFEYSANDTYTVQVSPLSAFVDNCHDWFRFSGRVLGLALVHQYLLDAFFTRPFYKALLRLPVALSDLESLDNEFHQSLQWIRDNDIGTGVDLGLTFCVTEELLGRVVERELKPGGKNMIVNEKNKKEYLERMIKWRLERGVQEQTESLVRGFYEVVDSRLVSVFDARELELVIAGTAEIDTNDWRLNTEYRSGYHDNHQVIVWFWQVIERFSNEQRLRLLQFVTGTSSIPYEGFSALRGSTGPRRFCIEKWGKPNALPRAHTCFNRLDLPPYPTPELLYEKLLLAVEETNTFGIE from the exons ATGGAACCcccagcggcggcggcagtggcCCTGACGCCGTTGCTGGCGTGCTGCCTGGCGGACTCCAGGAATCCATCGGATGTCGTGCCCCACACAGCCAGGCCCAGTTCAGCTGTTGCTGATGATGcggacgatgatgatgaggaagaggaggaggaagaagacGAGGATGATGCCAAGGATGATGCGTACTACGAGGCGCGCAACGGCAACGAAAGCGACGAGCTGGAAAATGCCTTTCAAAGTGCTTTAACACTTGCCAACGCTCACCCGGAGGTGAGCATCAGCGATGTGGACGAGGCGCAGCAACCACCCAGTGGTGCCTGTGCCCCTGCCTCagactctgcctctgccaaTGCCTCTGGGTCTGCCTTGATGGATGTCCCTGTGGTGATTTGCAGGAAACGTGATAATT CCCCAAAAGACTTGAGCCACAACGAAATAGACTTGCCAGCACACGATCCGACCCCGGAAGCGGAGGCGGTTCTGGATAAGGAACCACGCCATCAGACGCTACTCTCAACCAAATCCTGCGAGACGCCGGGCAACAACTCCACGCTCTCGCCCACAAACTCGTACAacggcagcatcggcagcgatggcagcagcagcgttgGTGGCGGAGCACGGCGCAAGTCCTGGACCCTGTCGCCCCAGAGCGGCGGCTCCACGCCCCTGAGCGGGGCCAAGAAGAAGACCAAAGCTGTGTCTGCGGTTCCTGGAGGAATCGCTGCAGTTCCCTCGGGCTGCTCCACGCTGTCCAACGCCAATGGCGAGAGCTTCAATCTGTGGGTGGCCCGCGAATGCTTTGAAACGGTGCCCGCCGAGATGGTGGACAGTCTCAGCGTGGCCGAGGTGGACGAGGATGCAGTACAGGACGAGGAAGACGAAGAGGCGGCCGCCGTGGAGAGTCTGCTGGGAGCTGCCGCCGCCCTGCAGGCCAGCACCAATGTCCAGCGCCGACAGAAGCACCAGCATCTCCGCCAGCTCTCGCCGCCGCAGCACCGACCCCTGGAGCGCTCCTGGCCGCCACGAGCCGTCGGCAGGGAATTAAAGCTGCAGGGCGATGTCTTCAAGTTTGACATCCTGGACACGGACGAGCGTCTCGCGGAGGAGGTGGCcggcgccagcagcagcagcagcactccACAGCATAACTCCCCTCTGTCCACTCCGCCTGTGCGCTTCAAGCCGCTGATCAAGAAGAAGATCGGCCCGGACAGCTACATCAACACGATCAGCACGCAGAAGGTGCCAGTGccggcgggggcgggggcagtggtCCAGCAGAGCTACGAGTTTCCCCCCACCTTCCCTCTCGGCGGGAGCTCCAACTCGAACCCCAACTCCGCCGGCGTGTCTGTTAGCTCTTCGCCGAGCCACCAGCAACACCAGTTTCCGTATCTGCGCCAGCACCGTCCCCTCTCCCGAGCCCTGTCCAACGGCAAGGGTGCCCCCACGACCACGgaggagcagcaacagcagcacttGGCCTCCTCGCCGCGTCTGCTCCTCTCGCCCAAGCGCCAGCGGAGTCCTCCCTCCGGCTGCTCCACGAGAAGTACCTCACCGCTGGATGTGGCTGCCAGTCCGGAGCAGCACTCACCCACGCGGGGTCGAGGCGTCGGTGGTATCATTGCAACGGCGgaagcggcggcggcggcgactCCCGGAACGCCCACATTCCATGGCCACCAGCGACCACAGCAGAGGCTTCTCAAGCGGgtgggaggaggagctggagcGGGAGttgcagcaggaggaggagggtcATCATTGATCTGCCCACCCACGCCCACACACCATGCCCGGCGGCATGCCCGCCTTCAAGCAGTCACTGCCAACTCCAGCCATCAAGCGGAGTGCTCCTCTAGTCCTCCTCCTTCATCTAGTCAATTGGATTACATCTACCTGCAGACGACACCGCCCGGGTCGCCAGCGGCCCAGGAGCCAGCAGCCGAGGAGATGGTCCACATCAGCAGCACCCGCCTGCCATCCATTCCGGAGCgtacagcagcagcggcggcggcggcagctgcagcagcagcagcagccggaggAGCCCTAGTAGAGGCCGGAACAGGAGTTGAAGCCGGGGTAGTGGCAGTgggagctggaggtggaggtggagaaCCGCCACTGCCACCAGCGTGGGAGGCGCGCATGGATAGTCACGGGCGCATCTTCTACATAGACCACACCACCCGGACGACATCCTGGCAGCGACCAGGAGCGGCGCCTAGCGGCGGACCTGCGGGACGGGAACAGCaccatcgccagcagctggatAGGCGCTACCAGAGCATCCGTCGGACCATCACCAACGAGAACCGACTGGCGGTCTATAGTGTGCCACCCCCGCCCCGGCAGTCGAatgcagcggcggcggcgccCGCTACTGCCCCCGGAGGTGccgccacagcagcaacgacTGCAGGGACTCCAGTCGCCTCGTCGGGCATCCATCCGGCCATACTGATGCTCTGTCGGCCCGATTTCTACTCCCTGCTGCACACGAACGAGGCGGCGCTGACGATCTACAACCGGAACGCCGCCCTCAAGCACATGGTGATGCGGATCAGGAGGGATCCGCAGTGCTTCCAGCGGTACCAGTACAACAAGGATCTGGTGGCCCTCGTCAACACGTTCGCCCAGATGGGCCGCGAATTGCCCTCCTGCTGGGAGACGAAGCTCGACCAGTCCGGCAAGCAGTTCTTCATCGACCACCAGCACCGCAAGACCTCCTTCATGGACCCGCGGCTGCCCGTCGAGTGTCCCCGGGTCGTGCgccatcggcagcagcagcaccagcaccagtcaTACTTCCATCCGGATCTCGTGGACGGCAACTGCCTTTCGGCCACCAGTGGCCACATCAACTCCagctctggctctccctcggctgcctcctcctccctggGCTCTGTGTCGGGTGTGccgcccctgcccccgccTCGTCCCTCCTCAAGCAGCGGCATCAGCGGAAGGAGCAGCCATGGCAGCCACGGCGGCCATGGCGGCCACAACTGCACCACAACGGCGGCCATCGCCTGTGCATTCAGTCTGGGCGGAGCAGCGGGTGGAAGCGGAGCCACTGCAGCCGGCTACGAGGATGTGCCTATTGCCTACAACGAGAAG GTCATTGCGTTCCTGCGCCAGCCCAACATCCTGGAGATACTGCGCGAGCGCCAGGGCCAGCACACGGTGTCCCGTTCGCTGCGCGAGAAAATCAATGTGCTCCGAGTGGAGGGCGTGCCGGCTCTAGAGCGGCTGGGTCATGACCTACAATTGACCATTTTGCTTAG CCTGTTCGAGCAGGAGATCATGAGCTATGTTCCTATTGAAGAGCGGAGTCCCCAGGGCTCGCCGGTGCTCAGCTCGAGGATGCCGCAACGGGCGCCGCCGCCCTTCCGACGCGACTTTGAGGCCAAGCTGCGCAGCTTCTACCGCAAACTGGAGTCCAAGGGCTACGGCCAGGGGCCGCACAAGCTCAA ATTACACATTCGTCGCAGCCACCTGCTGGAGGACGCCTTCCGTCGGATAATGTCCGCCAACAAGAAGGATCTGCAGCGCGGACGTCTGGCCGTGCTGTGGGACACTGAGGAGGGCCTGGACTATGGCGGGCCGTCGCGGGAGTTCTTTTTCCTGCTGTCGCGGGAGCTGTTTAACCCCTACTACGGCCTGTTCGAGTACTCGGCCAACGACACGTACACGGTGCAGGTGTCGCCGCTGTCGGCGTTCGTGGACAACTGCCACGACTGGTTCCGTTTTAGCGGCCGCGTCCTGGGCCTGGCCCTCGTCCACCAGTATCTGCTGGATGCCTTCTTCACGCGCCCCTTCTACAAGGCcctgctgcgtctgccggtGGCCCTCAGCGACCTCGAGTCGCTGGACAACGAGTTCCACCAGTCGCTGCAGTGGATACGGGACAACGACATCGGCACGGGCGTCGACCTGGGCCTCACCTTCTGCGTCACCGAGGAGCTGCTGGGGCGCGTCGTCGAGCGCGAGCTGAAGCCGGGCGGCAAGAACATGATTGTCAATGAGAAGAACAAGAAGGAGTATTTGGAGCGGATGATCAAGTGGCGGCTGGAGCGCGGTGTCCAGGAGCAGACCGAGTCGCTGGTGCGCGGCTTCTACGAGGTGGTCGACTCACGCCTCGTCTCCGTCTTCGATGCCCGCGAGCTGGAGCTGGTGATCGCCGGCACCGCCGAGATCGACACCAACGACTGGCGCCTGAACACCGAGTACCGGTCGGGCTACCACGACAACCACCAGGTGATCGTCTGGTTCTGGCAGGTGATCGAGCGCTTCAGCAACGAGCAGCGGCTGCGCCTGCTGCAGTTCGTCACGGGCACCTCTAGCATTCCGTACGAGGGCTTCTCGGCCCTGCGCGGCTCAACCGGGCCGCGTCGTTTTTGCATCGAGAAGTGGGGCAAGCCGAACGCCCTGCCAAGGGCTCACACCTGCTTCAATCGGCTGGACCTGCCGCCCTACCCCACACCGGAGCTGCTCTACGAgaagctgctgctggccgTCGAGGAGACCAACACGTTCGGCATCGAGTAG
- the LOC108161021 gene encoding E3 ubiquitin-protein ligase HECW2 isoform X3 yields MGFLSKAAYIVWAVLFEQEIMSYVPIEERSPQGSPVLSSRMPQRAPPPFRRDFEAKLRSFYRKLESKGYGQGPHKLKLHIRRSHLLEDAFRRIMSANKKDLQRGRLAVLWDTEEGLDYGGPSREFFFLLSRELFNPYYGLFEYSANDTYTVQVSPLSAFVDNCHDWFRFSGRVLGLALVHQYLLDAFFTRPFYKALLRLPVALSDLESLDNEFHQSLQWIRDNDIGTGVDLGLTFCVTEELLGRVVERELKPGGKNMIVNEKNKKEYLERMIKWRLERGVQEQTESLVRGFYEVVDSRLVSVFDARELELVIAGTAEIDTNDWRLNTEYRSGYHDNHQVIVWFWQVIERFSNEQRLRLLQFVTGTSSIPYEGFSALRGSTGPRRFCIEKWGKPNALPRAHTCFNRLDLPPYPTPELLYEKLLLAVEETNTFGIE; encoded by the exons ATGGGCTTTCTATCGAAGGCTGCCTACATCGTGTGGGCCGT CCTGTTCGAGCAGGAGATCATGAGCTATGTTCCTATTGAAGAGCGGAGTCCCCAGGGCTCGCCGGTGCTCAGCTCGAGGATGCCGCAACGGGCGCCGCCGCCCTTCCGACGCGACTTTGAGGCCAAGCTGCGCAGCTTCTACCGCAAACTGGAGTCCAAGGGCTACGGCCAGGGGCCGCACAAGCTCAA ATTACACATTCGTCGCAGCCACCTGCTGGAGGACGCCTTCCGTCGGATAATGTCCGCCAACAAGAAGGATCTGCAGCGCGGACGTCTGGCCGTGCTGTGGGACACTGAGGAGGGCCTGGACTATGGCGGGCCGTCGCGGGAGTTCTTTTTCCTGCTGTCGCGGGAGCTGTTTAACCCCTACTACGGCCTGTTCGAGTACTCGGCCAACGACACGTACACGGTGCAGGTGTCGCCGCTGTCGGCGTTCGTGGACAACTGCCACGACTGGTTCCGTTTTAGCGGCCGCGTCCTGGGCCTGGCCCTCGTCCACCAGTATCTGCTGGATGCCTTCTTCACGCGCCCCTTCTACAAGGCcctgctgcgtctgccggtGGCCCTCAGCGACCTCGAGTCGCTGGACAACGAGTTCCACCAGTCGCTGCAGTGGATACGGGACAACGACATCGGCACGGGCGTCGACCTGGGCCTCACCTTCTGCGTCACCGAGGAGCTGCTGGGGCGCGTCGTCGAGCGCGAGCTGAAGCCGGGCGGCAAGAACATGATTGTCAATGAGAAGAACAAGAAGGAGTATTTGGAGCGGATGATCAAGTGGCGGCTGGAGCGCGGTGTCCAGGAGCAGACCGAGTCGCTGGTGCGCGGCTTCTACGAGGTGGTCGACTCACGCCTCGTCTCCGTCTTCGATGCCCGCGAGCTGGAGCTGGTGATCGCCGGCACCGCCGAGATCGACACCAACGACTGGCGCCTGAACACCGAGTACCGGTCGGGCTACCACGACAACCACCAGGTGATCGTCTGGTTCTGGCAGGTGATCGAGCGCTTCAGCAACGAGCAGCGGCTGCGCCTGCTGCAGTTCGTCACGGGCACCTCTAGCATTCCGTACGAGGGCTTCTCGGCCCTGCGCGGCTCAACCGGGCCGCGTCGTTTTTGCATCGAGAAGTGGGGCAAGCCGAACGCCCTGCCAAGGGCTCACACCTGCTTCAATCGGCTGGACCTGCCGCCCTACCCCACACCGGAGCTGCTCTACGAgaagctgctgctggccgTCGAGGAGACCAACACGTTCGGCATCGAGTAG
- the LOC108161021 gene encoding E3 ubiquitin-protein ligase HECW2 isoform X2, protein MGLFSKFVYNFHMWEPLFEQEIMSYVPIEERSPQGSPVLSSRMPQRAPPPFRRDFEAKLRSFYRKLESKGYGQGPHKLKLHIRRSHLLEDAFRRIMSANKKDLQRGRLAVLWDTEEGLDYGGPSREFFFLLSRELFNPYYGLFEYSANDTYTVQVSPLSAFVDNCHDWFRFSGRVLGLALVHQYLLDAFFTRPFYKALLRLPVALSDLESLDNEFHQSLQWIRDNDIGTGVDLGLTFCVTEELLGRVVERELKPGGKNMIVNEKNKKEYLERMIKWRLERGVQEQTESLVRGFYEVVDSRLVSVFDARELELVIAGTAEIDTNDWRLNTEYRSGYHDNHQVIVWFWQVIERFSNEQRLRLLQFVTGTSSIPYEGFSALRGSTGPRRFCIEKWGKPNALPRAHTCFNRLDLPPYPTPELLYEKLLLAVEETNTFGIE, encoded by the exons ATGGGTCTCTTCTCCAAGTTTGTCTACAACTTCCACATGTGGGAGCC CCTGTTCGAGCAGGAGATCATGAGCTATGTTCCTATTGAAGAGCGGAGTCCCCAGGGCTCGCCGGTGCTCAGCTCGAGGATGCCGCAACGGGCGCCGCCGCCCTTCCGACGCGACTTTGAGGCCAAGCTGCGCAGCTTCTACCGCAAACTGGAGTCCAAGGGCTACGGCCAGGGGCCGCACAAGCTCAA ATTACACATTCGTCGCAGCCACCTGCTGGAGGACGCCTTCCGTCGGATAATGTCCGCCAACAAGAAGGATCTGCAGCGCGGACGTCTGGCCGTGCTGTGGGACACTGAGGAGGGCCTGGACTATGGCGGGCCGTCGCGGGAGTTCTTTTTCCTGCTGTCGCGGGAGCTGTTTAACCCCTACTACGGCCTGTTCGAGTACTCGGCCAACGACACGTACACGGTGCAGGTGTCGCCGCTGTCGGCGTTCGTGGACAACTGCCACGACTGGTTCCGTTTTAGCGGCCGCGTCCTGGGCCTGGCCCTCGTCCACCAGTATCTGCTGGATGCCTTCTTCACGCGCCCCTTCTACAAGGCcctgctgcgtctgccggtGGCCCTCAGCGACCTCGAGTCGCTGGACAACGAGTTCCACCAGTCGCTGCAGTGGATACGGGACAACGACATCGGCACGGGCGTCGACCTGGGCCTCACCTTCTGCGTCACCGAGGAGCTGCTGGGGCGCGTCGTCGAGCGCGAGCTGAAGCCGGGCGGCAAGAACATGATTGTCAATGAGAAGAACAAGAAGGAGTATTTGGAGCGGATGATCAAGTGGCGGCTGGAGCGCGGTGTCCAGGAGCAGACCGAGTCGCTGGTGCGCGGCTTCTACGAGGTGGTCGACTCACGCCTCGTCTCCGTCTTCGATGCCCGCGAGCTGGAGCTGGTGATCGCCGGCACCGCCGAGATCGACACCAACGACTGGCGCCTGAACACCGAGTACCGGTCGGGCTACCACGACAACCACCAGGTGATCGTCTGGTTCTGGCAGGTGATCGAGCGCTTCAGCAACGAGCAGCGGCTGCGCCTGCTGCAGTTCGTCACGGGCACCTCTAGCATTCCGTACGAGGGCTTCTCGGCCCTGCGCGGCTCAACCGGGCCGCGTCGTTTTTGCATCGAGAAGTGGGGCAAGCCGAACGCCCTGCCAAGGGCTCACACCTGCTTCAATCGGCTGGACCTGCCGCCCTACCCCACACCGGAGCTGCTCTACGAgaagctgctgctggccgTCGAGGAGACCAACACGTTCGGCATCGAGTAG
- the LOC108164874 gene encoding uncharacterized protein LOC108164874, translated as MAAYHYVNGTSKIKMKSLSTKTIKAIYKKATFGGLSKKVAKAIAWDMGKEVNEILETIKTYAIHNRSNVVTEADIYHALKDDDDCGSILCMALPAKEAGALKGGHVAACTDTHRPSATAKAGYSHEESSESGWQWEETVELKPPKRFPLTKEQQAFYQTIIHACWGDDEDAQADALKSLQIDPSIEYIIPQLTTHIVDGIDEGLYDKDVYQCIVPLLMAQALVKNRMITFNKHFHLILPSVLSCLLIQEAFEEDVEGNEFHWYLRELASGIMGDIVRVTKSYNLLGRIIRVLISGLRRHGNLLTIYGAVVGFGQLGSLVVEDYLLPELSKLSEFMYAGGRNPRVEEGALKNIWYRLIKLCSTVLKTVNTPPDQMDKYVAQYGHFGEYLYQMVRGLRVREHQYAERLRAELQLEAQQKFKRENQVAEELLANVEAQKEFTAEFCARLKAQRVADLQGYKTAEELMDSDSDEYRPEAELRSELESMEEEIDLESEENDAADELIAKLADFKSSDEEGDDPAAVGAEYEVYAEEEKDDLDAELSIMYRSESEEDNEDEVEDEDDEDEDDEDEDEDDEDEDEDDEDEGEDEYDEDEGEDEYDEDEDEDEDDEDEDEEVATKAKNPHTGVATEEYEMNFMFWRAAKMSSSSEVQSSDLEENEYTTDDEDPAGKYFTDSR; from the exons ATGGCAGCGTATCACTACGTAAATGGAACAAGCAAAATTAAAATGAAATCGCTTTCGACCAAAACGATAAAAGCCATTTACAAGAAAGCCACATTCGGGGGCCTAAGCAAAAAAGTGGCTAAAGCTATTGCCTGGGACATGGGCAAAGAAGTCAACGAAATATTGGAGACAATAAAAACATATGCAATTCACAACCGTAGCAATGTGGTAACGGAAGCAGACATTTACCATGCCCTCAAGGATGACGACGATTGTGGCAGTATTCTTTGTATGGCGTTGCCTGCGAAAGAAGCTGGAGCACTTAAAGGAGGGCATGTTGCCGCATGTACCGACACGCATCGTCCGTCGGCGACAGCGAAAGCCGGATACAGCCACGAGGAATCGTCCGAATCTGGCTGGCAATGGGAAGAGACAGTGGAGCTGAAGCCCCCCAAACGATTTCCGCTTACCAAAGAGCAGCAAGCCTTCTACCAAACAATCATCCATGCGTGCTGGGGAGATGACGAGGATGCGCAAGCAGACGCACTGAAGTCATTGCAAATAGATCCGAGTATAGAGTACATAATTCCCCAGTTGACCACGCACATAGTAGACGGAATCGATGAGGGTCTCTATGACAAGGATGTGTATCAGTGCATCGTTCCGCTACTCATGGCTCAAGCTCTTGTGAAGAATCGTATGATCACTTTCAACAAGCAT TTCCACCTAATCCTACCTAGCGTACTCTCGTGCTTGCTCATTCAGGAGGCATTCGAGGAGGACGTTGAGGGCAATGAGTTTCACTGGTACCTCAGGGAACTGGCCAGTGGCATAATGGGCGATATTGTGAGGGTCACCAAGAGCTACAATTTGCTCGGTAGAATTATTCG GGTTTTAATTAGCGGTCTTCGCCGCCACGGAAATTTACTTACGATTTATGGGGCCGTCGTTGGCTTTGGCCAATTGGGAAGTCTTGTCGTAGAAGACTATCTGCTACCGGAATTATCGAAGTTATCGGAATTCATGTACGCTGGAGGCAGGAATCCCAGAGTGGAAGAGGGAGCCTTAAAGAATATATGGTATCGGCTGATTAAATTATGTTCTACGGTGCTCAAAACTGTAAACACACCCCCCGATCAAATGGACAAATATGTTGCACAATATGGTCATTTTGGAGAATATTTGTACCAAATGGTTCGTGGACTTCGTGTAAGGGAGCACCAATACGCAGAAAGATTAAGGGCCGAATTGCAACTAGAAGCACAGCAAAAATTTAAACGCGAAAACCAGGTCGCAGAAGAGCTATTAGCCAACGTAGAGGCACAGAAAGAGTTCACAGCAGAATTTTGTGCCCGTTTAAAAGCACAGAGAGTTGCTGACTTACAGGGGTACAAGACCGCTGAAGAATTAATGGACTCCGACAGCGATGAGTATAGACCGGAAGCAGAACTAAGATCCGAACTAGAATCAATGGAAGAAGAAATAGATCTTGAGAGCGAAGAGAATGACGCGGCAGACGAGTTAATCGCAAAATTAGCAGATTTCAAAAGTTCTGATGAAGAGGGGGATGACCCAGCCGCAGTAGGCGCCGAATACGAAGTCTATGCGGAGGAAGAAAAAGACGATTTAGATGCCGAACTATCAATAATGTATAGGTCTGAATCCGAGGAGGACAACGAAGACGAAGTTGAAGATGAAGATGACGAAGATGAAGATGACGAAGATGAAGATGAAGATGACGAAGATGAAGATGAAGATGACGAAGATGAAGGTGAAGATGAATATGACGAAGATGAAGGTGAAGATGAATATGACGAAGATGAAGATGAAGATGAAGATGACGAAGATGAAGATGAAGAAGTAGCTACGAAGGCGAAAAACCCACACACTGGAGTAGCGACGGAGGAATACGAAATGAATTTCATGTTTTGGAGAGCGGCAAAGATGAGCTCGAGCTCTGAGGTGCAAAGCTCTGACTTGGAAGAAAATGAATATACTACTGACGACGAAGACCCAGCAGGCAAATATTTTACTGACAGCAGGTAG